The proteins below are encoded in one region of Lactuca sativa cultivar Salinas chromosome 3, Lsat_Salinas_v11, whole genome shotgun sequence:
- the LOC111894264 gene encoding GDSL esterase/lipase At4g10955, protein MMAPERDNFEVSGPLHLTTIDWTDVDHRRSVAASMVQGVYVMQRDLQENRQGSEALAPPWWNFFHFELHSHLIDDADSSIFGAIYKSKPNPSSTPSTPSHIIAFRGTVTKGDAFSRDLQLDLHFVQNVLHQSSRFQIAIQAVRNLVASGNQNFWLTGHSLGSAMAMLAGKNMVKNGIFLESHLFNPPFVSAPIENIKNKKVKHGLRIASSFVTAGLAVAVKIKNNNQQRNIPFADLAAWVPCLYVNPGDHICSEYIGYFRHRRKMEKMGVGVVERLASQHSIGGIFMDAIGKESHDPLHLLPSANLTVNLSRARDLKEAHGVHQWWRHDQQLESRTYRG, encoded by the exons ATGATGGCTCCAGAAAGGGATAATTTTGAGGTTTCAGGCCCCTTACATTTGACTACTATTGACTG GACCGATGTGGATCACCGAAGGTCCGTCGCTGCATCCATGGTTCAAGGCGTTTACGTCATGCAGCGTGACCTCCAGGAAAACCGTCAAGGATCAGAGGCTCTCGCTCCTCCATGGTGGAACTTCTTCCATTTCGAGTTACACAGTCATCTCATAGACGATGCTGATTCTTCCATCTTTGGTGCGATCTACAAATCCAAACCCAACCCATCATCAACACCCTCAACCCCATCTCATATCATAGCTTTCAGAGGCACAGTAACCAAAGGCGATGCATTCTCTCGAGACCTGCAACTCGATCTCCACTTTGTCCAAAACGTGTTACATCAGTCATCAAGATTCCAAATCGCCATTCAAGCTGTGAGAAACTTGGTCGCTTCCGGTAATCAAAACTTCTGGTTAACCGGTCATTCTCTCGGATCCGCCATGGCCATGCTTGCGGGGAAGAACATGGTAAAAAACGGGATTTTCCTGGAATCACATCTTTTCAACCCGCCATTTGTTTCGGCTCCAATCGAGAACATCAAGAACAAGAAAGTGAAACATGGGCTCAGAATCGCTAGCAGTTTTGTGACAGCTGGACTTGCTGTTGCAGTGAAGATTAAAAACAACAATCAACAAAGAAACATTCCGTTTGCTGATTTGGCAGCGTGGGTCCCGTGTTTGTATGTGAATCCAGGGGATCATATCTGCTCGGAGTATATCGGGTATTTTAGACATCGGAGAAAGATGGAGAAGATGGGTGTGGGAGTGGTAGAACGGTTGGCATCACAGCATTCGATTGGGGGGATTTTCATGGATGCAATTGGGAAGGAATCACATGATCCGCTTCACCTTCTTCCCTCTGCAAATTTAACAGTGAACTTGAGTCGTGCACGTGATTTGAAGGAAGCTCATGGGGTTCACCAGTGGTGGAGGCATGATCAGCAGCTGGAATCCAGAACCTACAGAGGTTAA
- the LOC111894296 gene encoding uncharacterized protein LOC111894296, protein MVQEVKKENYESQTDDKTRRVQEKNSTSFTSDEKKNPPLKPYQPPSPFLGRAIQDRKNEEYEKFLEHIKTLQVNIPFIEAIAQMPKYERFLKELLNNRMKIEGVSEVVLNDNCSTAMMNILPKKMGDLGSFTLPCQFRNLATFYALADSGASVNIMPYSFFKKLNLPEPKPIHMAIHLANKTVTYLRGICKDLLVKVDKSVFPTDFIILDMEEDHRVPIILGRPFLNTACVIVEWGMILSHLESIKR, encoded by the coding sequence ATGGTGCAGGAAGTGAAGAAAGAAAACTATGAATCGCAAACAGACGACAAAACCCGACGAGTTCAGgaaaagaactcaacgagttttaCATCTGATGAGAAAAAGAATCCTCCATTAAAACCGTACCAACCTCCCTCTCCATTCCTAGGTCGAGCCATACAAGATAGGAAAAATGAAGAATATGAGAAGTTTCTAGAGCACATCAAGACCCTCCAAGTTAATATTCCATTTATTGAGGCAATAGCTCAAATGCCAAAGTATGAAAGATTCCTCAAAGAACTCCTCAATAATAGAATGAAGATTGAGGGAGTATCAGAAGTTGTTTTAAACGATAATTGTTCAACTGCTATGATGAACATACTACCGAAGAAGATGGGGGACCTGGGGAGCTTCACTTTGCCATGTCAATTCCGGAATTTGGCTACATTTTACGCATTGGCCGACTCGGGAGCTAGTGTGAATATTATGCCATATTCATTCTTCAAAAAGTTAAACCTTCCGGAACCAAAACCCATTCATATGGCAATTCATCTAGCTAACAAGACGGTGACATATCTAAGGGGAATATGCAAAGATCttctggtcaaagttgacaaaTCAGTGTTCCCTACTGATTTTATAATCTTAGATATGGAAGAGGACCACCGAGTCCCGATTATCCTTGGGAGACCGTTTCTAAACACCGCCTGTGTTATCGTTGAGTGGGGGATGATTCTGTCACATTTGGAGTCGATCAAGCGGTAA
- the LOC111894263 gene encoding putative receptor-like protein kinase At3g47110: MCFSYLLKLAVCLVALLIQTNEVVSEDHLALLAIKSKITDDSQGFLISWNDSLPFCEWRGVTCGRRHQRVTSLNISNWGLVGTLSPYVGNLSFLRYIMFANNQLHGGIPPEIGRLHRLRVLSLANNSFTEEIPANISSCSKLWYLDLSFNMLSGKIPNVFSSLGMIKALGFGKNNLTGGIPASIGNLTSLEQLSLSYCPLGGSIPDSFNQLKNLRKLGLGEMGLVGVFPSFLFNLSKLQLLNFPENQLVGSLPSNLCVSQPHLQRLEFSYNHFNGYLPSSISNCSELRSFDVLSNNFKGEVAADFGKLRYLRWLTLGGSGTNVGLGGMKHFDSLSNCSDLEVLQIVEVQIRRVLPDSLGNLTKLRYLMIESSYISGTLPSSIGNLFSLILLSLPENNFTGMIPKSIGNLGNVGELDLDANSFSGIIPRSIGNMSSVTKITLSRNKLEGAIPSTIGACKRLLLLSLDGNNLRGSIPKELFQLSSLSVGLDLSQNNLSGVLPQEIEHLKNLGILYLSENHLSGELPGSLSSCISLQVLDLSSNFFHGSMPERLSSLKGLEYVNLSRNNFSGHVPAYLQQIALKYLDVSYNDFEGEVYVKGVFANASAISVIGNHRLCGGIPELHLPNCTNISNYYQKSKKLSLGVILAISVPSSVVASLALVSFLLLYFCKKKTSESESVVTESFDKISYERLFKATQGFSLENLIGTGSFGSVYRGVVDEDEHGIGPTVAIKVINLQRRGSSKSFVAECEALRNIRHRNLVKVITICSSLDFHGNDFKALIYDFMPNGSLESWLHPHDHQLDLSQRISIAKDVAYALDYLHYHCGNTVVHCDLKPSNILLDADMVAHVGDFGLAKILSLEQLSNPHKTSSSSIMRGTIGYAPPEYGVGNEVCTSGDMYSYGILMLEMLAGKKPVDPIFEQGLNLHSYARKALADGFVLQIVDPMLLNDDVIVNQACLISLVKIGVQCSSESPQNRLHIGTVIHELHALANA; this comes from the exons ATGTGCTTCTCATACTTGCTGAAACTAGCGGTCTGTCTTGTTGCGCTTCTCATACAAACGAATGAAGTTGTCTCTGAAGATCATCTGGCATTACTGGCAATCAAATCCAAGATTACAGACGACAGTCAAGGTTTTTTGATATCTTGGAATGATTCTCTTCCTTTTTGTGAATGGCGAGGAGTGACATGTGGTCGTCGCCACCAAAGAGTCACAAGCTTGAATATATCCAACTGGGGTTTAGTAGGTACTTTATCTCCTTATGTTGGAAACCTCAGCTTCCTAAGGTATATTATGTTTGCAAACAACCAACTTCATGGAGGCATCCCTCCTGAAATAGGCCGCTTACATAGATTACGAGTATTATCCCTTGCTAACAATTCATTCACCGAAGAAATCCCGGCTAACATATCAAGTTGCTCAAAACTGTGGTACTTGGACTTATCTTTCAACATGCTGTCTGGCAAAATTCCAAACGTTTTTAGTTCTCTGGGGATGATCAAAGCGTTAGGATTTGGCAAGAATAACTTAACAGGTGGGATTCCAGCATCCATTGGCAATCTCACATCTCTCGAGCAACTCTCTCTTTCGTATTGTCCATTAGGAGGGAGCATTCCAGATTCCTTCAATCAGTTGAAAAACTTGCGAAAATTAGGCCTTGGAGAAATGGGCCTCGTTGGAGTCTTTCCATCCTTCTTATTTAACCTTTCCAAGTTACAACTTTTAAATTTTCCAGAAAACCAACTTGTTGGCAGTCTACCCTCCAACTTATGTGTGAGTCAACCCCATCTCCAGAGACTAGAATTCTCATACAATCATTTCAATGGATACCTTCCATCCTCAATATCAAACTGTTCGGAGCTGCGAAGCTTTGATGTTTTGAGTAACAATTTCAAGGGGGAAGTAGCTGCTGATTTTGGAAAACTCCGATATCTTAGGTGGTTAACTCTTGGTGGAAGTGGAACTAATGTCGGTCTTGGTGGCATGAAACATTTTGATTCTTTGTCTAATTGCAGTGATTTGGAAGTATTGCAAATTGTGGAAGTGCAGATAAGAAGGGTGCTACCGGATTCACTTGGGAACTTGACGAAACTAAGGTACCTAATGATCGAATCAAGCTATATCTCAGGAACCCTTCCTTCATCTATAGGCAATTTGTTTAGCCTAATTCTACTCTCTCTACCCGAAAATAACTTCACAGGCATGATTCCTAAAAGCATTGGCAATCTTGGCAACGTGGGAGAACTAGATCTAGATGCTAACAGTTTCTCTGGGATCATTCCTCGATCTATAGGAAACATGTCATCTGTAACCAAAATTACGTTAAGTAGAAACAAATTGGAGGGTGCTATACCCTCGACGATTGGGGCATGCAAAAGGTTGCTGCTTCTATCACTTGACGGAAATAACCTCAGAGGGAGTATACCCAAGGAGCTATTCCAATTGTCTTCACTTTCAGTTGGTCTTGAtcttagccaaaacaatctatcCGGAGTGCTTCCACAAGAGATTGAGCACCTGAAGAACTTGGGAATACTTTATTTGTCTGAAAATCATTTATCGGGTGAACTTCCTGGTAGTTTAAGCAGCTGCATCAGCCTTCAAGTCCTAGATCTTTCCAGCAATTTCTTTCACGGATCGATGCCGGAAAGGTTGAGCTCTCTGAAGGGCCTCGAATATGTTAACCTATCACGAAATAACTTTTCGGGACATGTTCCAGCATATTTGCAACAGATTGCTTTGAAGTATCTAGATGTTTCATATAATGATTTCGAGGGGGAGGTATATGTTAAGGGTGTCTTTGCCAACGCAAGTGCAATATCAGTCATTGGGAACCATAGACTTTGCGGGGGAATACCTGAGCTTCACCTACCCAACTGCACAAATATTAGCAATTACTACCAAAAAAGCAAAAAACTTTCTCTTGGTGTTATTCTAGCGATTTCAGTACCATCTTCCGTCGTTGCAAGTCTAGCTCTGGTGTCATTTCTCCTGTTGTATTTTTGTAAGAAGAAAACGTCAGAATCAGAATCAGTAGTGACTGAATCTTTTGACAAGATTTCATATGAAAGGCTTTTCAAAGCAACCCAAGGGTTCTCTTTGGAAAATCTGATTGGTACAGGTAGCTTCGGTTCGGTTTACAGAGGAGTTGTTGATGAAGATGAACATGGCATTGGCCCCACTGTGGCCATCAAAGTAATAAACCTCCAACGAAGAGGAAGTTCCAAGAGTTTTGTAGCCGAGTGTGAGGCCTTGAGAAATATTCGTCATCGTAACCTCGTGAAGGTCATAACTATTTGCTCAAGTCTCGATTTCCATGGCAATGATTTCAAAGCTTTAATATATGATTTCATGCCAAATGGGAGTCTCGAGAGTTGGTTGCATCCTCATGATCATCAACTAGACTTGTCTCAAAGAATAAGCATTGCCAAAGACGTTGCTTATGCTCTTGATTATCTACATTACCACTGTGGAAACACTGTTGTGCATTGTGATTTGAAGCCGAGCAATATTTTATTGGATGCTGATATGGTTGCTCATGTTGGAGACTTTGGACTGGCGAAAATTCTTTCACTTGAACAACTTTCCAATCCACACAAGACTAGTAGCTCAAGCATTATGAGAGGAACTATTGGGTATGCACCTCCAG AATATGGAGTTGGAAATGAAGTCTGCACCAGCGGGGACATGTATAGCTATGGAATCTTAATGTTAGAGATGTTGGCAGGAAAAAAACCGGTTGATCCAATATTTGAACAAGGGCTAAACCTGCATTCTTATGCTAGGAAAGCTTTGGCTGATGGTTTTGTGCTTCAGATTGTGGATCCGATGCTTCTAAATGATGATGTCATTGTCAACCAAGCGTGTTTGATTTCATTGGTGAAAATCGGAGTGCAATGTTCTTCTGAGTCTCCACAAAATCGATTGCATATTGGGACTGTTATTCATGAGCTGCATGCCCTCGCTAATGCTTAA